Proteins from a single region of Planctomycetota bacterium:
- a CDS encoding sigma-54 dependent transcriptional regulator, with product MAELDDRPTRVLVIDDEVDHAEVMSDALERQQCDCDLGHSLEDARKAFRRKRYDVVVTDLRMDGDRDGLEVLKLARALEEPPPVILVTAVNDVPTSKEAIREGVYDYITKPLDLEDFRAQVARAAEKSKLRRRNKTLEAEIADVVVEDGGFEGIIGNSAAMKKLIETAKQVARSTIPVLVLGESGTGKELVAKAIHQHSDRRKQRLVALNCAGLSESILEDELFGHVKGAFTGAQSDRAGRFEHADGGTLFLDEIGDMPAAMQAKLLRVLENGEVVRLGSNEPRQVDVRVVSATNRDIEQMVADKEFREDLYFRIKGVTLRLPALRERREDIPLLLHFFVRRAAEQYGREIDKIAPEVQQAFMANAWPGNVRQLKSAVDNLVVMSSGDTIGPDDLPPELATGTTEPGGIGGLDGLVGISIEQAEVELIRNTLKLVDGNRERAAKILKIGERTLYRKIKEYDL from the coding sequence ATGGCAGAGCTTGACGATCGGCCGACGCGTGTGCTCGTCATTGACGACGAGGTCGACCACGCCGAAGTGATGAGCGACGCGCTGGAGCGGCAGCAGTGTGACTGCGACCTCGGCCATTCGCTCGAAGATGCCAGAAAGGCGTTCCGGCGCAAGCGGTACGACGTCGTCGTCACCGACCTGCGGATGGACGGCGATCGCGATGGGCTGGAGGTGCTCAAGCTCGCGCGAGCCCTCGAAGAGCCGCCGCCGGTCATCCTCGTGACGGCCGTCAACGACGTGCCGACGTCGAAGGAGGCGATCCGCGAGGGCGTCTACGACTACATCACCAAGCCGCTCGACCTGGAGGATTTCCGGGCTCAAGTCGCACGGGCGGCAGAGAAGTCGAAGCTGCGGCGTCGCAACAAGACTCTCGAAGCCGAGATCGCCGACGTCGTCGTCGAAGACGGCGGGTTCGAGGGCATCATCGGCAACTCGGCCGCAATGAAGAAGCTCATCGAGACGGCCAAGCAGGTCGCTCGCAGCACCATTCCCGTCCTCGTCCTCGGCGAAAGCGGCACCGGCAAGGAACTCGTCGCCAAGGCGATCCACCAGCACAGTGATCGACGCAAGCAGCGGCTGGTCGCGCTCAACTGCGCCGGGCTGAGCGAGTCGATCCTGGAAGACGAGCTCTTCGGCCACGTGAAGGGCGCGTTCACCGGCGCACAGTCGGACCGCGCTGGTCGGTTCGAGCACGCGGACGGCGGGACGCTGTTCCTCGACGAGATCGGCGACATGCCCGCCGCCATGCAGGCCAAGCTGCTTCGCGTTTTGGAGAACGGCGAGGTCGTTCGCCTCGGCAGCAACGAGCCGCGCCAAGTCGACGTCCGCGTTGTCAGCGCGACCAACCGTGACATCGAGCAGATGGTTGCCGACAAGGAGTTTCGCGAGGACCTCTACTTCCGGATCAAGGGCGTCACGCTGCGGCTGCCGGCGCTGCGCGAGCGACGCGAGGACATTCCGCTGCTGCTGCACTTTTTCGTGAGACGTGCGGCCGAGCAGTACGGACGCGAGATCGACAAGATTGCGCCCGAAGTCCAGCAGGCGTTCATGGCCAACGCGTGGCCCGGCAATGTGCGTCAGCTCAAGAGTGCCGTCGACAACCTCGTCGTGATGTCGTCCGGCGACACCATCGGCCCGGACGACCTGCCGCCGGAACTCGCGACCGGCACCACCGAGCCCGGCGGCATCGGCGGACTCGACGGGCTGGTCGGCATCAGCATCGAACAGGCCGAGGTCGAACTCATCCGCAACACGCTCAAGCTCGTCGACGGCAACCGCGAACGCGCCGCCAAGATTCTCAAGATCGGCGAGCGCACGCTCTACCGCAAGATCAAGGAGTACGACCTCTAA
- a CDS encoding MotA/TolQ/ExbB proton channel family protein, with amino-acid sequence MDFGTFIGYGVAWGSLGFGMWHATHGAIGPYIKPAEVILVGGAAVGAAIAGTPLKGVILSMKASMKMLFAPHHDAEHVVKEIVEYAETARRDGVLALEEASKSHQDPFMRKGLQLTIDGTDAEVVETILRAEIDAMLERHKHGKHFWAALAKFGPGCGLLACLIAQIALFKNLDGDPAAIGGALAIALTGTLYGAMLQNVMAGPIAEKLALLSKEEAFVKEVMMQGLLSIQAGNNPRVVEMQLLSFMTTAKQAAMARED; translated from the coding sequence ATGGATTTCGGAACCTTCATCGGCTACGGCGTTGCCTGGGGCTCGCTCGGCTTCGGCATGTGGCACGCCACGCACGGGGCGATCGGCCCGTACATCAAGCCGGCCGAGGTGATCCTAGTCGGCGGCGCCGCCGTCGGTGCCGCCATCGCCGGAACGCCGCTCAAAGGCGTCATCCTGAGCATGAAGGCGAGCATGAAGATGCTCTTCGCCCCGCACCACGACGCCGAGCACGTCGTCAAGGAGATCGTCGAGTACGCCGAAACCGCCCGGCGTGACGGCGTGCTAGCCCTCGAAGAGGCGAGCAAATCGCACCAAGACCCGTTCATGCGCAAGGGCCTTCAGCTCACGATCGACGGCACCGACGCCGAAGTCGTCGAGACGATCCTCCGGGCCGAGATCGACGCGATGCTCGAACGACACAAGCACGGCAAACACTTCTGGGCGGCGCTTGCCAAGTTCGGCCCCGGCTGTGGACTGCTCGCCTGTCTGATCGCTCAGATCGCGCTGTTCAAAAACCTGGACGGCGACCCCGCCGCGATCGGTGGCGCCTTGGCCATCGCCCTGACCGGAACGCTCTACGGAGCCATGCTGCAAAACGTCATGGCTGGCCCGATCGCCGAGAAGCTGGCACTGCTGTCAAAGGAAGAAGCCTTCGTGAAGGAGGTCATGATGCAGGGCCTCCTCAGCATTCAAGCTGGCAACAACCCGCGCGTTGTTGAGATGCAGCTCCTGAGCTTCATGACCACCGCCAAACAAGCCGCGATGGCTCGTGAGGACTAG
- the egtB gene encoding ergothioneine biosynthesis protein EgtB translates to MTIKQLQAVHRQHTEYIDDHASDGNADLVQRYRLVRRATEAMAARLAREDTVIQTMPDVSPTKWHLGHTSWFFEQFLLTDGPAADPQYRPFHDRFAYIFNSYYVTVGDRHCRIKRGTLSRPTLDEVLDYRHHVDRAVERQLQALTPDQREAVEPLLVIGLHHEQQHIELAHTDIKHVFSCNPLYPAYTDLPKDDGRPTATRFLHVDAGLHEIGHDGDDFSYDNERPRHQVYLRPFEIADRLVTNGEFLEFVRDGGYERAELWLSEGWAHVCADKTNWSAPFYWHRDGDDWHEFTLGGLVPLDRDAPVCHLSYFEADAFARWSKMRLPTEAEWEVAVARHGDTRGSFLDAGRLHPGRDAGDGRLRQAMGEVWQWTATQYTGYPGYKAPAGAMGEYNGKFMCNQFVLRGASCVTPESHARMTYRNFFPPDARWQFTGLRLARDADDHAATL, encoded by the coding sequence ATGACGATCAAGCAGCTCCAAGCCGTTCACCGCCAGCACACCGAGTACATCGACGACCACGCGTCCGATGGCAATGCCGACCTTGTTCAGCGGTATCGCCTCGTCCGCCGGGCCACCGAAGCCATGGCCGCCCGGCTGGCACGCGAGGACACGGTCATCCAGACGATGCCCGACGTCTCGCCCACCAAGTGGCACCTGGGCCACACCAGCTGGTTTTTCGAGCAGTTCCTCCTCACCGACGGTCCCGCGGCCGACCCTCAGTACCGGCCATTTCACGACCGTTTCGCCTACATCTTCAACAGCTACTACGTCACCGTCGGTGACCGACACTGCCGCATCAAGCGCGGCACACTGAGTCGGCCGACGCTCGACGAGGTGCTCGACTATCGCCATCACGTCGACCGCGCCGTCGAACGACAGCTGCAAGCGCTCACGCCCGACCAACGCGAAGCCGTCGAACCGCTGCTCGTCATCGGCCTGCACCACGAACAACAGCACATCGAGCTGGCGCACACGGACATCAAGCACGTCTTCAGCTGCAACCCGCTCTACCCGGCGTACACGGACCTGCCGAAAGACGACGGCCGACCGACGGCAACACGCTTCCTCCACGTCGACGCCGGCCTGCACGAGATCGGCCACGACGGTGACGACTTCTCCTACGACAACGAGCGCCCGCGGCATCAGGTCTACCTCCGGCCGTTCGAGATCGCCGACCGGCTCGTCACCAATGGCGAGTTTCTCGAGTTCGTCCGCGATGGCGGATACGAACGGGCGGAACTGTGGCTCAGCGAGGGCTGGGCCCACGTCTGTGCAGACAAGACCAACTGGTCCGCCCCGTTCTACTGGCATCGCGACGGTGACGACTGGCACGAGTTCACGCTCGGCGGGCTCGTACCGTTGGACCGCGACGCGCCGGTCTGCCACCTGAGCTACTTCGAGGCTGACGCGTTCGCGCGTTGGTCGAAGATGCGTCTGCCAACCGAGGCCGAGTGGGAAGTCGCCGTCGCACGACACGGCGACACGCGCGGCTCCTTCCTCGACGCCGGCCGACTTCATCCAGGTCGCGACGCCGGTGACGGCAGGCTTCGACAGGCCATGGGGGAAGTCTGGCAATGGACGGCGACTCAATACACCGGCTACCCGGGCTACAAGGCACCGGCCGGGGCGATGGGCGAATACAACGGCAAGTTCATGTGCAATCAGTTCGTGCTTCGCGGCGCTTCGTGCGTGACGCCCGAGTCGCACGCACGAATGACCTACCGCAACTTCTTTCCGCCCGACGCGCGTTGGCAGTTCACCGGGCTTCGGCTCGCTCGCGATGCCGACGACCACGCCGCTACGCTGTAG
- a CDS encoding polyprenyl synthetase family protein, whose amino-acid sequence MTDDARDHEGAEAFLNQSAALLQLWIDTGLPAATDLNVAPEQAAAPIRYVLEGAGKRLRGALALAACRAVGKPANLAIEAAVAVELIHAFSLVHDDLPAMDDDDLRRGRPTVHRAFTEADAILAGDALSVMAFQVIADSVDQPPEVVQQLVLDLTSATGVIGMIGGQAMDIASQGKTLSLDDLRDLHARKTGALITASCVMGGRCGGASDDEIERLRTFGEHVGLAFQIADDLLDVTADADAMGKATGKDAEAGKNTYPSLLGVDESRRLMAEEVQAALAAIDSFADDAEPLRLLARFAATRRR is encoded by the coding sequence ATGACCGACGACGCGCGCGACCACGAAGGGGCCGAGGCATTCCTGAATCAGTCGGCGGCGCTCCTGCAGCTGTGGATCGACACCGGTCTGCCCGCGGCGACCGACCTCAACGTCGCCCCAGAGCAGGCCGCCGCTCCGATTCGCTACGTGCTGGAAGGTGCCGGCAAACGGCTGCGTGGTGCGCTGGCTCTGGCGGCGTGTCGTGCTGTCGGAAAGCCGGCGAACCTCGCGATCGAGGCGGCCGTGGCGGTGGAGTTGATCCACGCCTTCAGCCTCGTCCATGACGACCTTCCTGCGATGGATGACGACGACCTTCGCCGTGGAAGGCCGACGGTGCACAGAGCGTTCACCGAGGCCGACGCGATCCTGGCGGGCGACGCGTTGAGCGTGATGGCGTTCCAAGTGATTGCCGATTCCGTCGATCAACCGCCGGAGGTCGTCCAGCAGCTCGTCCTCGACCTCACGAGCGCCACGGGCGTCATCGGCATGATCGGCGGCCAGGCGATGGACATCGCGTCGCAGGGCAAGACGCTGTCGCTCGACGATCTTCGCGACTTGCACGCCCGCAAGACCGGCGCCCTCATCACCGCCAGCTGCGTCATGGGCGGTCGATGCGGCGGGGCGAGCGACGATGAAATCGAACGTCTCCGCACGTTCGGCGAACACGTCGGCCTCGCGTTCCAGATCGCCGACGACTTGCTCGACGTCACCGCCGACGCGGACGCGATGGGCAAGGCCACGGGCAAAGACGCCGAAGCCGGGAAGAACACGTACCCGTCGCTGCTCGGCGTCGACGAGTCGCGCCGTTTGATGGCCGAAGAAGTGCAAGCCGCACTTGCCGCAATCGACAGCTTCGCCGACGACGCCGAGCCGCTACGACTGCTCGCGCGCTTTGCCGCGACGCGACGTCGATGA
- the rarD gene encoding EamA family transporter RarD produces the protein MLREETDRSTTLGIASSIGANVMWGLVPLYYQLLTHVPVLQTTTYRVVLSLPMLALLVRLLPRQAERAATPKWVSLVCGVLIGINWLLFVYLVVNGRAMEASLAYFVTPLAIVAVGVVLFGERMDRKQTIALILAAAGCVVFALDSLKQLDRLWSLVIAFLMAAAVAAYTTVRRRHDVPGVEGVFREVVVLTPAALVGLIWFGMPPVGESGSPGVLLTTLYLAGAAVFTVAPLSLFGFATTRLPMRVLGFIQYLGPSMQLGCSLALGQKLTPTRLAGFGLIWAALVVFTVASSTSRRGKAREQS, from the coding sequence GTGTTGCGGGAAGAGACGGATCGTTCGACGACGCTGGGCATCGCCTCGTCGATCGGGGCGAACGTCATGTGGGGCCTGGTGCCGCTCTACTACCAGCTGCTGACGCACGTGCCCGTGTTGCAGACGACGACGTACCGCGTCGTGCTGTCGCTGCCGATGCTGGCGTTGCTCGTGCGGCTCTTGCCGCGGCAGGCGGAGCGAGCGGCGACGCCGAAGTGGGTCTCGCTGGTGTGCGGCGTGCTCATCGGCATCAATTGGCTGCTGTTTGTCTACCTCGTCGTCAACGGCCGGGCGATGGAGGCGTCGTTGGCGTACTTCGTGACGCCGCTTGCCATCGTGGCGGTGGGCGTGGTGCTTTTCGGCGAGCGGATGGACCGCAAGCAGACGATCGCGCTCATCTTGGCGGCGGCGGGATGTGTCGTGTTCGCGCTCGACTCGCTCAAACAGCTCGACCGGCTTTGGTCGCTCGTGATCGCGTTCCTGATGGCGGCGGCGGTGGCGGCGTACACGACGGTCCGGCGACGGCACGATGTCCCGGGCGTCGAGGGCGTCTTTCGAGAAGTCGTTGTCCTGACGCCCGCGGCGCTGGTCGGATTGATCTGGTTCGGCATGCCGCCGGTGGGCGAGAGTGGCTCGCCCGGCGTGTTGCTGACGACGCTCTATCTCGCCGGCGCTGCCGTGTTCACGGTCGCGCCGCTGTCGCTGTTCGGCTTTGCGACGACCCGCTTGCCGATGCGTGTGCTTGGCTTCATCCAGTACCTCGGCCCGAGCATGCAGCTGGGTTGCTCGCTCGCGCTCGGCCAGAAGCTCACACCGACGCGACTCGCCGGGTTCGGCCTGATTTGGGCGGCATTGGTTGTCTTTACGGTCGCATCATCGACGTCGCGTCGCGGCAAAGCGCGCGAGCAGTCGTAG
- the purQ gene encoding phosphoribosylformylglycinamidine synthase I, with protein sequence MARALVLQAAGINCDLETARAFELAGASADLRHVNTLDVRDPFAGYDLLAIPGGFSYGDDVAAGRILGDRIVRQFGDALHRFVDSGRPVLGICNGFQVLVSAGLLPGGNAERAALDTNVSGSFACRWVTLRRGGASSIWTADFAADEAIELPIAHAEGRLIGDEATIDRHAAFTYAEPAQRLSDDLPANPNGSVADVAGLTDSTGLVMGLMPHPERYVEPMQHPAYAKKHIEKSGDNGEPAGLRLFRSAVRATSA encoded by the coding sequence ATGGCTCGCGCGCTCGTCCTCCAAGCCGCCGGGATCAACTGCGATCTCGAGACCGCCCGCGCCTTCGAGCTGGCCGGTGCGTCGGCGGACCTGCGTCACGTGAACACGCTCGATGTCCGAGATCCGTTTGCCGGCTACGACCTCCTGGCCATCCCTGGCGGCTTCAGCTACGGCGACGATGTGGCAGCAGGGCGAATCCTGGGCGACCGAATCGTCCGGCAGTTCGGAGACGCGCTGCACCGGTTCGTCGACAGTGGGCGGCCGGTTCTGGGTATCTGCAACGGCTTCCAAGTGCTGGTCTCTGCCGGACTCCTGCCGGGTGGCAATGCCGAGCGGGCGGCGTTGGACACGAACGTGTCCGGCTCGTTCGCGTGCCGGTGGGTGACGCTTCGCCGAGGCGGTGCCAGCTCGATCTGGACGGCGGACTTCGCGGCCGACGAGGCCATCGAGCTGCCCATCGCTCACGCCGAGGGTCGGCTCATCGGTGACGAGGCAACGATTGATCGCCACGCCGCGTTCACCTACGCGGAGCCGGCGCAGCGGCTGTCAGACGACTTGCCCGCCAACCCGAACGGCAGCGTGGCCGACGTCGCGGGTTTGACAGATTCGACGGGGCTGGTCATGGGGCTCATGCCGCACCCGGAGCGCTACGTCGAGCCGATGCAGCATCCCGCCTACGCGAAGAAGCATATCGAGAAGAGCGGTGACAACGGTGAGCCTGCTGGGTTGAGGCTGTTCCGATCGGCCGTCCGGGCGACTTCCGCATGA
- the xseB gene encoding exodeoxyribonuclease VII small subunit — MPERAKSPDAKLSFEDALDELEQITAKMERGDLSLDASLEAYERGTKLVQLCQHRLDSAERRIEELGKGKDGSLTSKPMDA, encoded by the coding sequence ATGCCGGAGCGTGCGAAGTCGCCAGACGCCAAACTGAGCTTCGAGGACGCACTCGACGAACTCGAACAGATCACCGCAAAGATGGAACGCGGCGACCTGTCACTCGACGCGTCGCTGGAGGCGTACGAACGCGGCACGAAGCTGGTCCAACTCTGCCAGCATCGCCTCGATTCGGCCGAGCGTCGCATCGAAGAACTGGGTAAAGGGAAGGACGGCTCGCTGACGTCGAAGCCGATGGACGCATGA
- a CDS encoding aldo/keto reductase, translating into MQLRPFGNSDVSVSPISLGCWIFGVDWWGHRTQDDCNHLCSHALDRGVTFFDNGDAYGNGRAETLFGNWLDTLDAAQRDRIQIGGKFGYDFYNDPGTPGSHKERTQDFSPAFLSKALEESLTRLGVERIDVYLAHNIKLPHFSDELFAELDRVQQEGKIGCWGVSLGPAIGWREEGFEALEQSGCNAVQTVYNYLEQHPAREIGEMAVATKAGLMARVQDNSGVLKGVIQKDTKLSQSDHRKFRDAAWRVYGPQKVEKIRHIFESHDMTVHQFACKWLLQQPAMTTITATLLDEKEIDEVTAAAGMADLSDAELNELHELYETDFGLPPESHACDLKSSVNNGETVRSEYVAPPVLVA; encoded by the coding sequence ATGCAACTCCGCCCGTTCGGTAACAGCGACGTCTCCGTCTCGCCCATCAGCCTGGGCTGTTGGATCTTCGGCGTTGATTGGTGGGGCCATCGCACGCAGGACGACTGCAACCATCTCTGCAGCCACGCGTTGGATCGCGGCGTGACGTTCTTCGACAACGGCGACGCCTATGGCAACGGCCGGGCGGAGACGCTGTTCGGGAACTGGCTCGATACGCTCGACGCGGCGCAACGTGACCGGATCCAGATCGGCGGGAAGTTTGGGTACGACTTCTACAACGACCCCGGCACGCCGGGCAGTCACAAAGAGCGCACGCAGGACTTTTCGCCTGCCTTCTTGAGCAAGGCGCTCGAAGAGTCGCTCACACGACTCGGCGTCGAGCGGATCGACGTCTATCTCGCGCACAACATCAAGCTGCCACACTTCAGCGATGAGCTTTTCGCAGAGCTCGACCGAGTGCAGCAGGAAGGCAAGATCGGCTGCTGGGGCGTCTCCCTTGGCCCGGCGATCGGTTGGCGCGAGGAAGGCTTCGAAGCACTCGAACAGAGCGGCTGCAACGCCGTCCAGACGGTCTACAACTACCTCGAACAGCACCCCGCCCGCGAGATCGGCGAGATGGCGGTCGCGACGAAGGCCGGCCTAATGGCACGCGTGCAAGACAACTCAGGCGTCCTCAAGGGCGTCATCCAGAAGGACACCAAGCTCAGCCAGAGCGACCACCGCAAGTTCCGTGACGCGGCGTGGCGTGTGTACGGCCCGCAGAAGGTGGAGAAGATTCGCCACATCTTCGAGTCGCACGACATGACCGTCCACCAGTTCGCCTGCAAGTGGCTCCTGCAACAGCCGGCGATGACGACGATCACAGCAACGCTCCTGGACGAAAAGGAGATCGACGAAGTCACCGCCGCCGCGGGCATGGCGGACTTGTCAGACGCGGAGCTGAACGAGTTGCACGAGCTCTACGAAACCGACTTCGGCCTGCCGCCTGAAAGCCACGCGTGCGATCTCAAGAGCTCCGTCAACAACGGCGAAACTGTCCGCAGCGAGTACGTCGCCCCGCCGGTTCTGGTAGCCTGA
- the egtD gene encoding L-histidine N(alpha)-methyltransferase, with product MLQGLADEQSWLPSKLFYDDEGSRLFEAICDVDEYYPTRTELGILEACRSDVAEAVGGQLTLVEYGSGSTKKVRLLLDGLDIAAYVPIDISRWYLEEAAEKLAGSHPGLVVRPVLADFNQDIRLPDDLPPGPRMAFFPGGTIGNLRPHDAVDFLSRTGKTLGTGGYLLIGYDLRKEPQRLHAAYNDRAGVTADFNRNVLRRLNSELDADFDLDHWLHYAPYVPARGRIEMHLVSDRNQEVHVGDETFHFYRGDSIRTELSHKYTRPGFDSLAEAAGFEVMRHWMDDEQLFCVSLLRVSALSVIR from the coding sequence GTGCTTCAAGGCTTGGCCGACGAGCAATCGTGGCTGCCGAGCAAGCTCTTCTACGACGACGAAGGCAGCCGGCTCTTCGAGGCGATCTGCGACGTCGACGAGTACTACCCGACGCGGACGGAACTGGGCATCCTTGAGGCCTGTCGCAGCGACGTCGCCGAAGCCGTCGGCGGGCAGTTGACGCTCGTCGAGTACGGGAGCGGCAGCACCAAAAAGGTGCGATTGCTTCTCGATGGTCTCGACATCGCAGCATACGTGCCGATCGACATCAGCCGCTGGTACCTCGAAGAGGCTGCGGAAAAGCTCGCCGGCTCCCACCCAGGTCTCGTCGTTCGCCCCGTTTTGGCGGACTTCAACCAGGACATCCGCCTGCCCGACGATTTGCCGCCGGGGCCGCGCATGGCATTTTTTCCAGGCGGGACCATCGGCAACCTTCGCCCGCACGACGCCGTCGACTTTTTAAGCCGCACTGGCAAGACGCTCGGCACCGGTGGCTATCTGCTGATCGGCTACGACCTTCGCAAGGAACCACAGCGCCTGCACGCCGCGTACAACGACCGCGCCGGGGTCACGGCCGACTTCAATCGCAACGTCCTGCGCCGACTCAACAGCGAGCTCGACGCCGACTTCGATCTCGATCACTGGCTGCATTACGCCCCGTACGTCCCGGCCCGCGGACGCATCGAGATGCACCTCGTCTCCGATCGCAACCAGGAAGTGCACGTCGGCGACGAGACGTTCCACTTCTACCGAGGCGATTCGATCCGGACCGAATTGAGCCACAAGTACACCCGCCCTGGCTTCGACAGCCTCGCCGAAGCCGCGGGATTCGAGGTCATGCGGCACTGGATGGACGACGAGCAGCTGTTCTGCGTCTCGCTGCTTCGGGTGTCCGCCTTGAGCGTGATTCGTTAA
- a CDS encoding OmpA family protein, with protein sequence MSCDPEELCEECPEWIFTLADLLMCMMGLFVILWVLKPDATSDAEQATQQEIRQQELIRDIQNAFGATSADTAERQMRIEELYRALDQMKRDGAGGKGHAETAAKGAEGSDPEVMNIRDGDYAGLGGRVHFDAGSDTLTEESAVAVRQVAAKIRGFRNIVLVKGHTSPDDLPMEVARNSPEGRRLEIDLALRRANVVTDALIAAGVTPDILRVQAAGGYEPIRLRAYDEADRRMNRRVEIQATDQLTADRAARDPAAAD encoded by the coding sequence ATGTCGTGTGATCCAGAGGAACTCTGCGAAGAATGCCCCGAGTGGATCTTCACTCTGGCCGACCTGCTGATGTGCATGATGGGTCTGTTCGTGATTCTGTGGGTGCTCAAACCCGATGCCACTAGCGACGCGGAGCAGGCGACTCAGCAGGAGATTCGTCAGCAAGAGCTCATTCGAGATATTCAGAACGCCTTCGGTGCAACGTCCGCTGACACCGCCGAGAGGCAGATGCGCATCGAAGAGCTGTACCGCGCGCTCGATCAGATGAAACGCGACGGCGCCGGTGGGAAAGGTCATGCCGAGACCGCGGCCAAGGGGGCCGAAGGCAGCGATCCGGAAGTGATGAACATCCGTGACGGCGACTACGCCGGCCTCGGTGGACGGGTGCACTTCGACGCAGGCAGCGACACGCTCACCGAAGAGTCCGCCGTCGCCGTCCGTCAGGTGGCCGCGAAGATTCGCGGTTTCCGCAACATCGTCCTGGTCAAAGGTCACACGTCGCCCGACGACCTGCCGATGGAAGTTGCCCGAAACAGCCCCGAGGGCCGTCGCCTCGAAATCGACCTCGCTCTGCGTCGTGCCAACGTCGTGACCGACGCTCTGATCGCGGCTGGCGTGACCCCCGACATTCTCCGCGTCCAGGCTGCGGGCGGCTACGAGCCGATTCGACTCCGCGCGTACGACGAAGCCGATCGCCGCATGAACCGCCGCGTCGAGATTCAAGCCACCGACCAACTCACCGCCGACCGCGCCGCCCGCGATCCAGCTGCGGCAGACTGA